The window CCCGCCATGGCGTTGGCGGTCATGGCGATCACTGGCAGCGCGGCCCAGGCCGGGTTCTCGCGCAGCCGGGTGGTTGCGGTGAAGCCGTCCATCACCGGCATCTGGCAGTCCATCAGCACGCCGTCGAACGCCGCGTCGCGCGAGAGGATGTCGAGCGCCTCGGCGCCATGGTTGGCGACCACCACCTCGATGCCCGCGCCCTGAAGCAGGGCCAGCGCGAGCTCCTGGTTCATGGCGTTGTCCTCCACCAGCAACAGCCGCGCGCCGCGCAGGTGGCGATGGTCGCGCGGGTCGATGCCGTTGCGCCGGCGCTCGGGCCGCTCGACCAGGCCGGTGTGCCCCAGCACCAGGCCGACCTGTTCGAGCAGGCTGGACGGCGTGTAGGGTTTGACCAGCATGCCGTCGAGCGGCTGGCCGGCGCGCTGTGCCGCGACCCGGGCCTCCTCGCGGTCGTAGGCGGTGACCAGCACCACCGGCGGAGTGGCGATGGCGAGGGTCTTGCGCAGTTGTGCGATGAAACCGAGCCCGTCGAGCACCGGCATCTGCCAGTCGACCAGCACCAGGGCATGGGGCCGCCCCTCCGCGTGGGCGGCCACGGCGCAACGCAAGCCCTCGGCGCCATCGGCCGCCAGTTCGGCAACCATGCCGAAGCCGGTGAGCAGCCCGGCCATGAGTTCGCGTGCGAGCCGGTTGTCGTCGATCACCAGGACGCGCACGCCGGCCAGTTCTTCGGCATGCAGCATGCGCTGCGCGCCGGGCAGGCCGAAGGTGGCGTGGAAGTGGAAGGTGGAGCCGGCGCCGGGCACGCTTTCCACCCAGATCCGGCCCTGCATGAGCTCGACCAGGCGCCTGGAGATGGCCAGGCCCAGCCCGGTGCCGCCATAACGCCGGGTGATGGAAGCGTCCGCCTGGCTGAACGACTGGAACAGTTGCGCGCATTGCGCCGCGGTCATGCCGATGCCGGAATCCTGCACCCAGAAATGCAGCACGGTGCGCCCCTCGCCGCGCGAGACTTCCTCGATGCCGACGACCACGTCACCCGCCTCGGTGAACTTGACGGCGTTGTTGCCCAGGTTGACCAGCACCTGGCCCAGCCGCAGCGGGTCGCCCACCAAAGCCATCGGCAAGGCACCACGCAGATCGAAGTGCAGCTCCAGCCCGCTTTCCCGGGCCTTCAAACCCACCAGGCTCGCCAGGTGGTCCATGACTTCGGCCAGCTCGAAACCGATGGCCTCCACGCGCATCTTGCCCGCCTCGATCTTGGAGAAGTCGAGGATGTCGTTGATGATGCCCAGCAGGTGTTCGGAGGCGCGGTGCACCTTCTCGATGTAGTTGCGCGGCTTGTCGTCGAGCGGGAACTGCAGCGCCAGCTGCGACATGCCGATGATGGCGTTCATCGGGGTGCGGATCTCGTGGCTCATGTTGGCCAGGAAATCGCTCTTGGCCTGGGTGGCCTCTTCGGCTTTCTGCCGGGCCTCGTCCATCACGCGTTCGGCCTCGCGCGCCTGCGTCACGTCATCGAGCCAGACCAGCAGGCCGGGCCGGCCCTCGAAGCTGTGGTGCATCAGCGTGAGCAGGATGTCGCGCACCTCGCCACCGGCGGCGAACACCTGCACCGCCACGTCGCGCACCACCGGCGTGGCCTGCACCAGGCCCAGCACGCGCTCGCGGTCTGCGCGATGCACGTACATGCCGGCCACCGGCTCGCCCAGCCGCAAGCCACCCAGCTCGCGCATGTGGCGGTTGGCGAAGCGCAACAGGCCATCGACCTCGATGGCCGCGCCGATGGGTGCCGCGTCGAGCATGGACTGCAGTTGCGCCCGCTCCTCCTGCAGCAGGGCCTGTGCCTTCTTGCGTTCGCTGATGTCGGAGAAGGCGACGACCGCGCCCTGGAACGCGCCATGGCGCCGCAGGGGCGACACCACGTAGGCGGCGAAGAAACGGCTGCCGTCCTGCCGCACGAACTGCTCGTCTTCGCTGTCCACGGTTTCCAGGCGCCGCACCGCGTTCCAGTAGGGCGCACCCTGGGCCGATGGGTCGGCATCAAGCTCGGAACCGGGGCCGGCCCCCGCGCCAGTGAGCGCCCGTCCGTCGCTGCCGATCATCGCTGCCGCGTCGGCATGGCCGAGCAAGGCCGCTGCCGCGTCGTTGGCGAACGTCACCCGGCCCTGCGCATCCAGGCCGAAAATGCCTTCGGCGGTGGATTCGAGCAGCAGGCGCAGCTCGGCCTGCTTGTCCTGCAACGCGGCGGTGGCGACTTCCACGCGCCGGCTCACGACTTCGTTGGCGCGCAGTTGCCGCCACAACAGCAGGCCCATCAGCAGCGACAGCGCGCCACCTGCGCCCAGCGCGGTCCAGGCCGCGGTCTGCCGCAGCGCGCCGCCGAAGCGGGGGCTGACGATCCAGTCGATGCCCAAGGTGACGCCGGCCGTGAAGATCTGCGTGGGCACGATCAAGCGTCCGGGCTCCTCGTCTTCGACGCGCAGCCAGGGCGTGTGGCTGCCGTCGACCCGGTCGATGAACACCCGCGCCTGGATGCCGTCGGTGGCGCCGCTGAACAGGAGGCTGCCGACCATGCGCTCCAGGTCCACGGTGCCCACCACCACGATCTCGGGAGCGGAGGTCAACGCGAGGGCCACCCGCACGTAGGTGGCGTCGTTGTGCGTCACGGGCTCGGAAATGGTCCACGCGTTCGGTCGCGTGCGGGCGGATTCGAGCACGGCGATCAGCGCGCTGCCCGACTCTGGGTCGAACGGGTCGAGCAGGTGGGCCTCCGGCACGCGCTCGCTGCCCGCGCGCAGTTCCCAACGGTTGCTGCGCAGCTGGAACAGGCCGACGCCGCGCCCGAACGCATTGGCGGCGCGCGACTCCATGCTGTTGAGCGCGGTGAGAAAGCTGGATTCCTCGATGTCCGGGTTCAATTCGGCCAGCGCCGCGAGCGCGGACAGCGTACCGTAGGAAGCGTCGATGGCTTCATGCAGCGATTCGGTGAGCCGCTTGGTCTCCGCCCGCGCCCGCGCCTGCCATTGCGCCTGTTCGTCCAGCCAAAGCTGGCGCGCGACCCAACCCGAGAGCAGGAAACCACCCAGCACCACCAAGGCTGGAACCCAACGCCAGAATCTGTGGCTCATGGCGGTGATCGCTCGCGGCGGGTCGCGAATTCAGGCCTGGCTGAACGACCGACGATGCGACGAGATGGCGTTGCGGGCGCCGTCGATGGGCGAGCGGATTCCGTGCTTCATGGGTTCTCCTTGGCTGATGCGTCGCACACGACGTCCACCGGAGCTTCCCTCATCCGTCTCGCTCGGCATCGCAGCCCGCGGTTAACAATGTAAAACACTGTAACCCAATCCTTCTCCATGAAGAAGGCGGGGCGTCGGGGCGGATTCCGCCCCGATCGGCCAGGCTCACTCCACCGTCACGCTCTTCGCCAGATTGCGCGGCTTGTCCACATCCGTTCCGCGTGCGCAGGCCGTGTGGTAGGCCAGCAACTGCAGCGGCACGACGTGCAGCAACGGGGAAAGCTCGCCGTAGTGTTCGGGCATGCGGATCACGTTCAGGCCTTCTTCGCTCTGGATGTGGGTGTCGGCGTCGGCCAGCACGTAGAGCACACCGCCGCGCGCGCGGACTTCCTGCATGTTGCTCTTGAGCTTTTCGAGCAGGGCGTCGTTCGGCGCCACGGTGACCACGGGCATGTCGCTGGTCACCAGGGCCAGCGGGCCGTGCTTGAGCTCGCCTGCGGCGTAGGCCTCGGCATGGATGTAGGTGATTTCCTTGAGCTTGAGCGCGCCTTCCAGGGCGATCGGATAGTGCAGGCCGCGGCCGAGGAACAGGGCGTTTTCCTTGCTGGCGAAGTCTTCGGCCCAGCTGATGATCTGCGGCTCGAGCGCAAGCACGGCCTGCAGCGCGGCGGGCAGGTGGCGCATGGCCTTGAGGTGGCGCGCCTCTTCCGCTTCCGAGAGGCGCCCCTTGCTTTGCGCGAGCGCCAGCGTCAGCAGGAACAGGCCGGCGAGCTGCGTGGTGAAGGCCTTGGTGGAAGCCACGCCGATCTCCACGCCGGCGCGCGTGATGTAGGCCAGTTCGCATTCGCGCACCATGGCCGAGGTGGCCACGTTGCAGACCGTGAGCGTATGCGTCATGCCTTGGCTCTGGGCGTGGCGCAGTGCGGCCAGGGTGTCGGCGGTTTCACCGGACTGGGTGATGGTCACCACCAGCGTCCGGGGGTTCGGCACCGAATCGCGGTAGCGGTATTCGCTGGCGATCTCGACCTGGGTCGGAATCTTGGCGATGCTTTCCAGCCAGTACTTGGCCGCGCAGCCGCTGTAATAGCTGGTGCCGCAGGCCAGGATCAACACCGAGTCGATTTCCTTGAACACACGCCAGGCGGCCACGTGCGTGCCGTCCTCGCGCGGCTGGCCGTCGAAGAGCTCGGGCACGATGCCGATGACGCCTTCGAGCGTGTCGGCGATGGCGCGCGGCTGCTCGAAGATCTCCTTCTGCATGTAGTGGCGGTACGGGCCGAGCTCCGCGGCGCCGCTGTGCGCGCGCACGGTGCGCACCGCGCGGGTGACGGGCTTGTGCGCCTTGTCGACGATCCAGTACTTGCCGAGCTGCACGTCGACGACATCGCCTTCCTCCAGGTAGACGATCTGGTCGGTCACGCCGGCCAGGGCCATGGCGTCGCTGGCCAGGAAGTTCTCCCCGCCGCTGGCGCCGCCCGCACCCTCCTGGCCCACGCCCAGGATCAGCGGCGAGCCCGCGCGTGCGCCGACCACGCGGTGCGGCTCGTCCTTGCAGAACACGGCGATGGCATAGCCGCCGCGCAGTTGCCGCACGGTGGCCTTGACGGCTTCGAACAGGTCGCCGTCGTAGACGCTGTCGACCAGGTGGGCGATGACTTCGGTGTCGGTCTGGCTGTGGAACACATAACCCTTGGCCTGCAGCGCAGCGCGCAGTTCGTCGTGGTTCTCGATGATGCCGTTGTGCACCAGGGCCACGCGCCCGGGCCGGGTGTCGGCGTCGGCACCGGTGCCGTGGCTGAAATGGGGATGCGCGTTGTGCACGGCCGGCGCGCCGTGGGTGGCCCAGCGGGTGTGGGCGATGCCGGTGCCGCCTTCGATGTGGTCCTCGGCCACCTGGCTCATGAGTTCGGCGACCCGCGAAGTGCTGCGGGCGCGCTGCAGGCCGCCGCCTTCATGCACCGCCACGCCACAGGAGTCGTAGCCGCGGTATTCGAGCCGCTGCAGGCCCTGCACGAGGATGGGAACGATGTTTCGGGTGGATACCGCGCCGACGATGCCGCACATAAGAAGCTCCAGGTAGATTGAGGCCGCATCGTAAGGTGGATGGCCTTTGCACGGCCGTCAATTTTTCACGCTTTATGAAATCTGATTTCGTTGAAAAATTAATGGGAAATTTAATTTCAAATAAAATCATTCAATGGAATCAATCGACGTCGACGCCACCGATCTCCGCTTGCTAGATCAGCTCCAGCGCGATGCCTCGCTCAGCAACCAGGCGCTGGCCGAACGCGTGCACATTTCGCCGCCGACATGCCTTCGGCGCATCAAGCGGCTGATGGAGGCCGGGTTCATCGAGCGGCAGGTCGCCATCCTGAACACCGAGAAACTGGCGCCGACGCTGGGCTACGGCCTCACGGCGATCGTCGAGATCACGCTGGACCGGCAGGGCGCGGACCTGCTGGAAGCCTTCGAGGCGCGTGTGGCTGCCGACCAGGCGGTGCAGCAGTGCTACCGCGTATCGCCGGGGCCGGATTTCTGCCTGGTGGTGTTCGCACGGGACATGCCCGACTACCTGGCGCTGGCGCAGCGGCTGTTCACCAGCGACGCCAACGTGCGCAACGTGAAGGCCTTCTTCAGCCTGAAGCGGTCGAAATTCGAACCAGGCATTCCTCTGCAAGCCTAAGCTTCTATTTTGATAGCTGAATGCGCAGACAGATTCTGCGTTTGACGCCAATTCAGTAGTATTTTCATCGCCTATTCCCTTCTGCTTACAGGCGCTTACACCCCTGTCCTACGTGCCAAAGCATGGATGCCCTTACAGTGTGGGCATGATGACGACCTATAAAACCATCTACAAGTGCGGTCGATGCGGGACCACCAGTTACCAGCCCGTGATCGGCCGCGATGCGACCGGCGCGCTGCGGCCGACGGGGCAATACCGTTGCACGGGTTGCAAGGTCACGTTCACGGAATTCAAGGATTGGTGGGGCCACGACGGCGCGGGTCATAACGCTGCCCAACAGCCTGGCCTGGCCGCCTACCCCGCGGTCGTGGGTTGACAGCGGGCCCGGGCTTGCGTCTCGTCAACGTAGGGTAAAGCTATCGCGGCCATAGTCAGAATGGGAACTTCGGCCTTAGCACTCTATCCAATCGAGTGCTAACATTTAGCCTTAGAGAAAAGGAATCTGGTATGAACATTCAAACTGGAACCATGGCCCCCGCACTGTCTGCCGGCAATCCATGGACGCTGGTGCCGTCCCTGGGCAACCTGGACGCCTATATTTCGGCAGTCAACCGCATGCCCATGCTCACGCTCGAGCAGGAACAGCAGTACGCGCGCCAGCTCAAGGACAACAACGACGTCGATGCCGCCGGTAAGCTGGTGCTGTCCCACCTGCGCCTGGTCGTCTCCGTCGCCCGCCAATACCTCGGCTACGGCCTGCCGCATGGCGACCTCATCCAGGAAGGCAACGTCGGCCTGATGAAGGCCGTCAAGCGTTTCGACCCCGACCAGGGCGTGCGCCTGGTGAGCTACGCGCTGCACTGGATCAAGGCCGAGATTCACGAGTACATCCTGAAGAACTGGCGCATGGTCAAGGTGGCGACCACCAAGGCACAGCGCAAGCTGTTCTTCAATCTGCGGTCCATGAAGCAGGGTTTCAAGGCCGATACCGCGAATGAAGTCACGCACCGCGACACGCTGAGCGAAGGCGAGATCGAGTCGATGGCCAGCCAGCTCAACGTGAAGCGTTCCGACGTGATCGAGATGGAAACCCGCCTGTCGGGTGGCGACGTGATGCTCGATCCCGGTCCGGGCGACGACGGCGAAGACAGCTTCGGCCCGATCGCCTACCTGGCCGACACGCACCAGGAGCCGACCGCCTTGCTCGAAGCGCGCCAACGCGACACGCTGGCCAGCGACGGCATCACCAATGCGTTGAGCGAACTCGACGACCGCAGCCGCCGCATCGTGGAAGAGCGCTGGCTCAAGGTGAACGACGACGGCTCCGGCGGCATGACGCTGCACGAGTTGGCGGCCGACTACGGCGTGAGCGCCGAACGTATCCGCCAGATCGAATCGGCCGCGATGAAGAAGATGAAAAAGGCGCTGGCATACTACGCCTGACGCACCGGCTTCGTCGCCCCTCGAACGCCAGCGCCCTCCAGCGCTGGCGTTTTTTCATGGCCGCCTGCTTTCAACCGTTGTTCAACCGTTTCGCCCGCCGCCCATGTTCGCTCCAACATTTTCCCGCCGCACGGCCCTGGCGCTGGGCCTGTCCGCCATCGCCAACTGGTCCGTCGCCCAGACCGCACCCGCCGCCTGGCCGATCAAGCCGTTGAAGATCATCGTCGGCTTCCCGGCGGGCTCGTCGCCCGACCTCACGGCGCGCGCCATCGCCGAGCCGCTGGCCAGGTTGCTCGGCCAGCCGGTGATCGTGGACAACAAGGTCGGCGCGGGCGGCAACATCGGTGCGGACATCGTGGCCAAGGCTACCGACCAGCACACCATCGGCCTGATGATCAACGGCAACATGACGATCGCCAGGCTGCTGAATCCCAACATCGCCTACGACCCGCTCAAGGACCTGGCGCCGGTGAGCCTGATCGGCACCGCGCCGCTGGTGCTGGCGGCGCCCGTGGCCGTGGGCGGCACCGGCAACGCCCGGAGCTTCTTCGACGCGGCACGCGCGGCCGGCGACCGGTGGAGCTACGGCACGCCCGGCGTGGGCACCGTCGGCCATCTGGGCATGGAGTTGCTCAAGGACAAGAGCGGCATCAAGCCGGTGCACATCCCCTTCCCCGGCTACGCCCAGGTGTTCAACAGCATGCTCGGCGGCCAGATCGAACTGGCGCTGCTGCCGCCGGCACTGGCCGCGCAGCAGATCAAGGCCGGCAAGCTCAAGGCGATCGGCGTCACGTCGTACGGCCGCAGCACGCTCATGCCCGAGGTGCCGAGCCTGGCCGAAGTCGGCATCCGCGGTTTCGGGCTGGAGATCTGGAACGGTGTCGCGGCGCCGGCCTCGATGCCGCCGGCCATCGTGCACAGGCTCTCGGCGATGGTGAGCGATATCGTGCGCACGCCGGAAATGCGCGAGAAGCTGTTCAACCAGGGCTGGGTGGTGGTTGGCTCCTCCGCCGAGGGCCTGGCCAACCGCATCAAGGCCGACACGGCCGAGATGGGTGCGTTGATCCGCTCGCGCGGCATCAAGGCGGAGTAAAAGGCCCCGGCTGGACCTTCAGCTGGATTGCTTGAGCAACTGCTTCAGGTCCGACGACAGGGCCTGCGCGCCGCTGCCGTAACGCGCGTACAGCCGCAGCCGGCCCTGCGTGTCGTAGACGTAGCTGCCGGCCGAGTGGTCCATGCTGTAGCTGGTGGGTGTCTTGCCGTCGACCTTCTTGTAGTAGATCTTGAAGTCCTTCGCCACGGCCACGAGCTGCTCGGGCGTCGGCCGCAAGGCGATGAAGCTCGGGTCGAAGTTGCCCATGTAGGCTTTGAGCACCTCCGGCGTATCGCGCTCCGGGTCGACGGTGATGAAGACGCCCTGCAGCTTGCCGGCATCGGCGCCGAGCGAAGCCTTGACCTCGGCGAGTTCGGCCATGGACGTCGGGCAGACGTCGGGGCACTGGGTGTAGCCGAAGAACACCACCACCATCTTGCCCTTGAAGTCCTTCAGGCTGCGCGGCTGGCCGGTGTGGTCGGTGAGCTGGAAATCGCGCGCATAGTCGGCGCCGGTCAGGTCGATGGCATTGAAGTTCGGCTTGGTTTCGGAGCAAGCACCCAAAAGGCCTGCCACGCCCACCACAACGGCGCAGGCAGCTATTTTTTTGATAGCATCTCGTTTGTTCATGGCAGCACGCATCGGATCAGAGGACATAGTGGTCGACGAGCAGGGCCGCGAACAGCACACTCAGGTGGATCAGGGAAAAACGGAAGGTCTTGCGCGCCAGCGCGTCCGAATAGTTGCGCCACAGCGCCACGGCATAGCCGCAGAAGCCGATGGAGAGCGCGATCGCAACCACCAGGTACAGCCAGGAACTCATGCCGTAGATGAACGGCATCAGGCAGGCGGCGAACAGGATCAGCGTGTAGAGCAGGATCTGCAGCCGCGTGAACTCGTTGCCGTGCGTCACCGGCAGCATCGGCAGGCCGGACTTGCGGTAGTCCTCCACGCGGTACAGCGCCAGCGCCCAGAAATGCGGCGGCGTCCACAGGAAGATGATGAGGAACAGGATCAGCGCCTCGGGGCCGACCTCGCCGGTCATCGCGGCCCAGCCCAGCACGGGCGGCATGGCGCCGGACGCACCGCCGATCACGATGTTCTGCGGCGTGAGCGGCTTCAGGATCACCGTGTAGACGATGGCATAACCGACGAAGGTGGCGAAGGTGAGCCACATGGTCAGCGGGTTGACCAGGAAGTACAGGATGCTCGAGCCGGCCGCGCACAACACGGCCGAGAACAGCAGCGTCTGCCAGTCCTGCAGTTCGTGCTTGGCCGTGGGCCGCCAGGCCGTGCGTTTCATCTTGGCGTCGATGCCCTGCTCGACGATGCAGTTGAAGGCCGCGGCCGCGCCCGCCACGAGCCAGATGCCGGCGCAGGCGATCAGGCCGAGCTGCAGTTCGGCCAGCGAAGGCAGGCCCGGCACGGCCAGCACCATGCCGATCAGCGCGCAGAACACGATGAGCTGCACCACGCGCGGCTTGGTCAGCGAATAGAACTGGCGGATGCGCGAAGGCGCGCGCAGCGTGGGCGCACCCGGGGCCGCGGGAGGGACAGGGGAAACGGGATCAACGGCACTCATGCAAGAGGTCTCGGAACATTCATTCGGGAAGCGGCGGCGTCGGCCGAGGCCGCAGGCAGGGGAATAGCGCGGCTGGTGCACACCGCCCAGGTGAACACCACCACCAGCGCCGCGGCGCCGCCGGTATGCGACACCGCAGCCACCAGCGGCCAGTCGAGCACCACGTTGCTCAGGCCGGTGGCGAACTGCCACGCGGCCAGGATGAGCAGCCAGCGCGCCGGGCCGGGCAGCACCTTGCCCGCCCGCAGGCGCCAGGCCAGCACCAGCATCGCCGCCAGCACCACGTAGGCCATCAGCCGGTGCACGTAGTGGATCGCCGTCAGCGCGGCGAAGCTGATGTGGCTGCCATCCTGCAGCCGGCCGAGCGCGCGCCAGAACTCGAAGCCCTGGGTGAAGTTCATGTCGGGCCACCAGCTGCCCTGGCACATCGGGAACGTGCTGCAGGCCAGCACCGCGTAATTGGTGCTGACCCAGCCACCCAGCGCGATCTGCACCACGAGCAGCGCGAAGGTCGCCAGCAGCAGGCCGCGCAGCGCCGGCGCCACGGCCTCGGGCCGCTGCCGGCCATCGGCCTGGGCGTAGCGCAGCGACTGCACGCACAACAAGGCCAGCAGCGCCAGGCCGCCGAGCAGGTGCAGGGTGACGATGACCGGGAACAGCTTCATGGTCACGGTGAGCGCGCCGAACGCGCCCTGCAGGCACACCCACAGCAGCGTGAAGGTCGGCCACCATGGGCTGACCGCGCTGCGCGCCGAGCCACGGTTGCGCCGGTATTCGACCCAGCTCACCACGGCGAGCGTGAGGATCAACACGCCGACGCCCGTGGCCAGGTAGCGGTGCACCATCTCGATCCAGGCCTTGCCGTGCGTGACCGGACCGGTGGGCATGGCCGACTGCGCCGCGGCGATGTCGGCATGCGCGCCGACCGGGCTCGCGTTGCCGTAGCAGCCGGGCCAGTCGGGGCAGCCCAGGCCGGAATCGGTGAGCCGCGTGAAGGCGCCGAACAGCACCAGGTCGAAGGTCAGGAACAGCGTGAGCACGGTCAGGGCCTGCAACCGGCGCGTGGTGGACGCCCGCTGGTTGCGCACCCACACCCAGCCCAGCGGACCGAGCGCCACCACCACGCCCATCAGCATGATGCGTGCGATCGGCGACAGGTCGTAAAGGTCCTGGCTGCTCATCTTCCTGGCTCGTCCCAGGCCGCGGAGGCGCGCAAGAGGCGGTCGATGTCGCGCTTGGCCTTTGCGGCGCCAGCCATGTCGAGTTGTGCCGGGAAGCGCAGCATCCAGTTGCCCATCGGGTCGACCACGTACAGGTGGTCGGGCAGCAGGTGGCCGACCGCGGGCGACAGCCACTGGGCGATCTGCAGTTCACCGACACGCAGCACCGTGGCCCCCTTCACCGCGGGCAGCAGGGCTTCGCGCACCGGCTCGGCGTCGCTCACCAGCCAGACCCAGTCGAGCCGGTCTTTCTCGCGGCCCAGGCTTTCGCGGATCTGGCGCTGCAGGTACAGGTGCTTTTCGCACGCCGCGTCACAGGCGCCGCCGGCCGTGCTGATCAGCAGCCACTGGCCCTTGAGCGCCTGCAGGTTCTGCGGCTTGCCGTCCATGCCCATGACCACCTGGTCGGGCACGGGGCGTGGCGGCTGGATCAGTTCGCCGAACACGCTGCGGCCTTCGGGGCGGATCACGTAGAACGTGAGGTAGGAGGCGATGACCGGCGCGGCGCACACCAGCATCACGGCCAGCATCTTCCAGCGGCCGGAAATGCGGCGGCGCGGATGGCCGTCGATCACCTCCTGCGGAGTGGGCATGGTATGCACGGTCAGCCCCAGCGGCTGGTCGCCGGATGGCAGATCACTGGCGCCTGCGCGGGAGAAAGTAGCGTCGGACAATTTGGAACCAGACATAAAGAAAAACGATGAGGGTGGCCAGCCCGAACCACTGGAACGCATAGCCGTAGTGCTTCTCGACCCCGAGGTTGGCCGCAGGCCAGTCCCGCTGCAACGGCCCACCCGTTTCGTCGGCGCCGGTCTGCAGCAGCGATACCGGCAGCAGCGGCAAGCCGGTCTCCGCCGCAAATGCCGCCATGTCGAGATTTTGCCGGATGGCGCCACCCTGCCCGCCCCCGAACTCATAAAGCTTGCCGGGCGGCGGGGCCATCCGGCCGCGCACCTCGACCTCTCCCGCCGGGCTGTCGATCGTCGGCAGCGCCGTGCGGTCGACGAAATTGCGTGGCACCCAGCCGCGTTGCACGAGTAGGACTGCGCCGCCGCCGGGAAGTTGCAGCGGCGTCAGCACATCGAAGCCGGGTTGACCATGCATCTGCCGGTTGTCCAGGAACACCGTGTAGCGCGGCAGCCAGCGGCCGCGTGCCACGGCCTGACGGTGTTCCAGGGCGACGAGTTCCGGCGCACCGGGCAGGGCGCGGGACAGGTCGATGGCGGGAAGGCGGTTCTGCGCGTCGATGGCGGCCTGCAGGGCTTCCTTCTGCGCGGCGCGCGACAGTTGCCAGCGGCCGAGCGAAACGGTCGCGGCCAGGCCCAGCAGGGCCGCCACTGTCATCAGCCAGAACCGCGTTCGCGCGCTCACGGGATAATGCAGCCCATGTTGTACCTCGCCGCCGCCGCATTCGCCGCCATCTTCCTCAGCCTGGCCGCGGCCCTGTATTT of the Rhodoferax koreense genome contains:
- a CDS encoding SURF1 family protein, whose protein sequence is MTVAALLGLAATVSLGRWQLSRAAQKEALQAAIDAQNRLPAIDLSRALPGAPELVALEHRQAVARGRWLPRYTVFLDNRQMHGQPGFDVLTPLQLPGGGAVLLVQRGWVPRNFVDRTALPTIDSPAGEVEVRGRMAPPPGKLYEFGGGQGGAIRQNLDMAAFAAETGLPLLPVSLLQTGADETGGPLQRDWPAANLGVEKHYGYAFQWFGLATLIVFLYVWFQIVRRYFLPRRRQ
- a CDS encoding COX15/CtaA family protein, producing MSSQDLYDLSPIARIMLMGVVVALGPLGWVWVRNQRASTTRRLQALTVLTLFLTFDLVLFGAFTRLTDSGLGCPDWPGCYGNASPVGAHADIAAAQSAMPTGPVTHGKAWIEMVHRYLATGVGVLILTLAVVSWVEYRRNRGSARSAVSPWWPTFTLLWVCLQGAFGALTVTMKLFPVIVTLHLLGGLALLALLCVQSLRYAQADGRQRPEAVAPALRGLLLATFALLVVQIALGGWVSTNYAVLACSTFPMCQGSWWPDMNFTQGFEFWRALGRLQDGSHISFAALTAIHYVHRLMAYVVLAAMLVLAWRLRAGKVLPGPARWLLILAAWQFATGLSNVVLDWPLVAAVSHTGGAAALVVVFTWAVCTSRAIPLPAASADAAASRMNVPRPLA
- the cyoE gene encoding heme o synthase — protein: MSAVDPVSPVPPAAPGAPTLRAPSRIRQFYSLTKPRVVQLIVFCALIGMVLAVPGLPSLAELQLGLIACAGIWLVAGAAAAFNCIVEQGIDAKMKRTAWRPTAKHELQDWQTLLFSAVLCAAGSSILYFLVNPLTMWLTFATFVGYAIVYTVILKPLTPQNIVIGGASGAMPPVLGWAAMTGEVGPEALILFLIIFLWTPPHFWALALYRVEDYRKSGLPMLPVTHGNEFTRLQILLYTLILFAACLMPFIYGMSSWLYLVVAIALSIGFCGYAVALWRNYSDALARKTFRFSLIHLSVLFAALLVDHYVL